From a region of the Polyangium spumosum genome:
- the rpsF gene encoding 30S ribosomal protein S6: MSRLVTAPNRAREYETIYILKPDIDADAAERVGSRLSDVIGREQGRLTKVENWGRRRLAYDIRKHRRGVYIYLKYLGTGRVVSEIERNLRLMDTVIKYQTVLVRNDVEVAGIAIAEEDVKFERVELPPIEEERDESRERQLGLIEPERRQERTSEAPASGEFDDMEGEADMTGTEEEGA, encoded by the coding sequence ATGAGTCGACTCGTGACGGCGCCGAACCGCGCCAGAGAATACGAAACGATCTACATCCTGAAGCCCGACATCGACGCGGACGCCGCCGAGCGTGTCGGCTCGCGTCTGTCCGACGTGATCGGCCGTGAGCAAGGGCGGCTGACCAAGGTCGAGAACTGGGGCCGCCGCCGGCTCGCCTACGACATCCGCAAGCACCGCCGCGGCGTGTACATCTACCTCAAGTACCTCGGCACGGGTCGCGTGGTCTCCGAGATCGAGCGCAACCTCCGCCTGATGGACACCGTGATCAAGTACCAGACCGTCCTCGTCCGCAACGACGTGGAGGTCGCGGGGATCGCGATCGCCGAGGAGGACGTGAAGTTCGAGCGCGTCGAGCTGCCGCCGATCGAGGAGGAGCGCGACGAGTCGAGGGAGCGTCAGCTCGGCCTGATCGAGCCGGAGCGTCGTCAGGAGCGGACCAGCGAGGCGCCGGCCTCGGGCGAGTTCGACGACATGGAAGGCGAGGCGGACATGACCGGCACCGAGGAAGAGGGAGCCTGA
- the ribF gene encoding riboflavin biosynthesis protein RibF yields the protein MDRQTSGRSGSLVVIGNFDGLHRGHRAVLDGAARIARERELRPIVLTFDPHPAEVLGRRAPPLLTPLARKIALCERAVPGLVVSVAPFDRAFAAQSPRAFAERVLGGLDARVVMVGQNFRFGAQRAGDFAELTRLGAELGFETRSHELVGDTSGPWSSTRAREAIARGDLDEARRILGRWHALSGAVVAGDQRGRTIGFPTANILDAPEALPPFGVYAVLIDRLPAEGERGATMLGKGVANLGVRPTVDPAAARPRLEVHVFDRDEDLYGARLRVHLVRAIRPEQRFAGLDALKAQIARDAEEARRALEGITPDPEAGAAWA from the coding sequence GTGGATCGGCAGACGAGCGGACGATCAGGCAGCCTCGTGGTCATCGGTAACTTCGACGGCCTGCACCGCGGCCACCGCGCCGTCCTGGATGGAGCCGCCCGGATCGCCCGGGAGCGCGAGCTGCGGCCGATCGTGCTGACGTTCGATCCCCACCCGGCCGAGGTCCTCGGCCGGAGAGCGCCGCCCTTGCTCACGCCGCTCGCGCGCAAGATCGCGCTCTGCGAGCGAGCCGTGCCGGGGCTCGTCGTCTCGGTCGCGCCCTTCGACCGCGCCTTCGCCGCGCAGAGCCCGCGCGCGTTCGCCGAACGCGTGCTCGGCGGCCTCGACGCGCGCGTGGTGATGGTCGGGCAAAACTTCCGCTTCGGCGCGCAGCGGGCCGGCGACTTCGCGGAGCTCACCCGGCTCGGCGCGGAGCTCGGCTTCGAGACGCGCTCCCACGAGCTCGTCGGCGACACGAGCGGGCCGTGGTCGAGCACGCGCGCAAGAGAGGCGATCGCGCGGGGAGACCTCGACGAGGCGCGGCGCATCCTCGGGCGATGGCACGCGCTCTCGGGCGCCGTCGTGGCCGGGGATCAGCGCGGCCGGACGATCGGCTTCCCCACGGCGAACATCCTCGACGCGCCCGAGGCGCTGCCCCCGTTCGGCGTGTACGCCGTGCTGATCGATCGTTTGCCCGCGGAGGGCGAGCGCGGCGCGACGATGCTGGGCAAAGGCGTCGCGAACCTCGGCGTCCGGCCGACGGTGGATCCCGCCGCGGCGCGCCCGCGCCTCGAGGTCCACGTCTTCGATCGGGACGAGGATCTCTACGGCGCGCGGCTACGCGTACACCTCGTTCGCGCCATCCGCCCGGAGCAACGCTTCGCGGGGCTCGACGCGCTCAAGGCGCAGATCGCGCGTGACGCGGAGGAGGCGCGGCGCGCGCTCGAGGGGATCACGCCGGATCCCGAGGCCGGCGCGGCCTGGGCCTGA
- a CDS encoding ribose-phosphate pyrophosphokinase, translating to MFKRVSIFSGNANPTLTQEICQCLEFPLGKCRVSRFSDGETFCVIQENVRGVDTYVVQPTCSPVNDSVMELLIMVDALRRASAGSITAVIPYYGYARQDRKAAPRTPITAKLVADLLVAAGVHRIVALDLHAGQIQGFFNIPFDHLHAMPAFLDQHLREHYGRDCVIVSPDAGGVERARAYAKRLDGNLAIIDKRRERANESEVMNIIGEVEGKRCLILDDIIDTAGTLVNAANALMKAGAKSVAACATHAVLSGPALSRIMESPLHEVIVSNSIPLSEEARACGKFKVVTVARLLAEAIRRIHHSDSVSSLFV from the coding sequence ATGTTCAAGAGAGTGAGCATCTTCTCGGGGAACGCGAACCCCACGCTCACGCAGGAGATTTGCCAGTGCCTCGAATTCCCGCTCGGGAAGTGCCGCGTCTCGCGGTTCTCCGACGGGGAGACGTTCTGCGTGATCCAGGAGAACGTCCGCGGCGTGGACACGTACGTCGTGCAGCCGACGTGCTCTCCCGTGAACGACAGCGTGATGGAGCTGCTCATCATGGTGGACGCGCTCCGGCGCGCCTCCGCGGGCTCCATCACCGCGGTGATCCCGTACTACGGCTACGCCCGGCAGGACCGGAAGGCCGCGCCGCGCACGCCGATCACGGCGAAGCTCGTGGCCGACCTGCTCGTCGCCGCGGGCGTTCACCGCATCGTCGCGCTCGATCTGCACGCGGGTCAGATCCAGGGGTTCTTCAACATCCCCTTCGATCATCTCCACGCGATGCCGGCGTTCCTCGATCAGCACCTTCGTGAGCATTACGGCCGCGACTGCGTGATCGTCTCGCCCGACGCGGGCGGCGTGGAGCGCGCGCGCGCTTATGCGAAGCGGCTCGACGGCAACCTTGCCATCATCGACAAGCGCCGCGAGCGCGCGAACGAGAGCGAGGTGATGAACATCATCGGCGAGGTCGAGGGCAAGCGTTGCCTCATCCTCGACGACATCATCGACACGGCGGGCACGCTCGTGAACGCGGCGAACGCCCTCATGAAGGCGGGCGCGAAGAGCGTCGCCGCCTGCGCCACGCACGCCGTGCTCTCGGGCCCGGCGCTGTCGCGGATCATGGAGTCGCCGCTCCACGAGGTCATCGTCTCCAACTCGATCCCGCTCTCCGAGGAAGCCCGGGCGTGCGGGAAGTTCAAGGTCGTCACCGTGGCGCGCCTGCTCGCGGAGGCCATCCGCCGGATCCACCACTCGGACTCGGTGAGCTCGCTCTTCGTCTAG
- a CDS encoding DUF1566 domain-containing protein, with the protein MSTKRELVHPFVRYAAAWPLLVAGPLGCEVVAGIEPRTLAPPAPPVTDGACAEAEGTGFPDSATRLCSDGTFVVACEDASLAAGQDGHVVGALPSYAEVPFGEDEGEGVRDEILDLVWERDAAPAPMSWDDARARCEKLGGGARLPTRVELVSLVDYGREGPAINPSQVSVPSSSTDLYWTTTTSLDGVWGIGFVDGGSTSLDPTLAARVRCVVGAARGSCLHEGADGETMIDRRTGLVWQRSSTSELTTWQGALVFCASLSIGGASGFRLPSIKELASLGHGEEPASPAPPFEDGDALFWSSTPVAAAPDEAWFLDGLTGHIEHQPTTVKARVRCVR; encoded by the coding sequence TTGAGCACCAAACGCGAGCTCGTCCATCCCTTCGTCAGGTACGCCGCCGCGTGGCCCTTGCTCGTCGCGGGCCCGCTCGGCTGCGAGGTCGTGGCGGGGATCGAGCCACGCACGCTCGCGCCGCCCGCGCCGCCCGTCACCGACGGCGCGTGCGCCGAGGCCGAAGGGACGGGCTTCCCCGACTCGGCGACGCGGCTCTGCTCGGATGGAACGTTCGTGGTCGCCTGCGAGGACGCGTCCCTCGCGGCGGGCCAGGATGGCCACGTGGTCGGCGCCCTGCCGAGCTACGCGGAGGTGCCGTTCGGCGAGGACGAGGGCGAGGGGGTGCGCGACGAGATCCTGGATCTCGTGTGGGAGCGTGACGCCGCGCCCGCGCCGATGTCGTGGGACGATGCGCGCGCGCGTTGCGAGAAGCTCGGCGGAGGCGCGAGGCTCCCGACGCGCGTGGAGCTCGTCTCGCTCGTCGATTACGGGCGCGAGGGCCCCGCGATCAACCCCTCGCAGGTCTCCGTTCCCTCGTCGTCCACGGATCTCTACTGGACCACGACGACGTCGCTGGACGGCGTGTGGGGGATCGGCTTCGTCGACGGCGGGTCGACCTCGCTCGATCCCACGCTCGCGGCGCGCGTCCGCTGCGTCGTCGGCGCCGCGCGGGGCTCGTGTCTGCACGAGGGCGCGGACGGCGAGACGATGATCGACCGGCGCACGGGCCTCGTCTGGCAACGGTCGAGCACGTCCGAGCTCACCACGTGGCAAGGCGCGCTCGTGTTCTGCGCGTCGCTCTCGATCGGCGGCGCGTCGGGCTTCCGGTTGCCGAGCATCAAGGAGCTCGCGAGCCTCGGCCACGGCGAGGAACCTGCGTCGCCGGCCCCGCCCTTCGAGGACGGCGACGCCCTCTTCTGGTCGTCCACGCCCGTCGCGGCCGCGCCGGACGAGGCGTGGTTCCTCGACGGCCTCACGGGCCACATCGAGCACCAGCCCACGACGGTGAAGGCGCGCGTGCGTTGCGTGCGATGA
- a CDS encoding 50S ribosomal protein L25/general stress protein Ctc, whose translation MMEIIKLSATRRQESGKGPSNRLRRTGNIPAICYGKGLEAFPVAVSPKALLEVLKSAHGKNSVIELAVEDGEKLTVMVRDYGYHPISRDLVHADFLQVKLDQPVDVEVPVRCVGKSKGVAGGGILQQIFRTLPIRCLPEKIPALVEIDITELDLGETVKAGAVPLPEGVKTRLPEEQTVVVVAVPEKAEEAAAAPGAPGAPAAAAGAKGAAPAAKGAAAAKGAAPAAKAAAPAKDAKKK comes from the coding sequence ATGATGGAAATCATCAAGCTCAGCGCCACCCGTCGTCAGGAAAGCGGAAAAGGCCCGTCGAACAGGCTCCGCCGCACGGGGAACATCCCTGCCATCTGCTACGGCAAGGGCCTCGAGGCCTTCCCGGTCGCCGTCTCTCCGAAGGCCCTCCTCGAGGTGCTCAAGTCGGCGCACGGCAAGAACTCGGTCATCGAGCTGGCCGTCGAGGACGGCGAGAAGCTCACGGTGATGGTGCGCGACTACGGCTACCACCCGATCTCGCGCGACCTCGTCCACGCGGACTTCCTGCAGGTCAAGCTCGACCAGCCGGTCGACGTCGAGGTGCCCGTTCGTTGCGTGGGCAAGTCGAAGGGCGTCGCGGGCGGCGGCATCCTCCAGCAGATCTTCCGCACGCTGCCCATCCGCTGCCTGCCCGAGAAGATCCCGGCGCTCGTCGAGATCGACATCACCGAGCTCGACCTCGGCGAGACGGTGAAGGCGGGCGCGGTCCCGCTCCCCGAGGGCGTGAAGACGCGCCTTCCCGAGGAGCAGACGGTCGTCGTCGTGGCCGTGCCCGAGAAGGCTGAGGAGGCGGCTGCGGCGCCTGGCGCTCCGGGCGCTCCTGCGGCTGCTGCCGGCGCGAAGGGCGCGGCGCCCGCGGCGAAGGGTGCGGCTGCTGCGAAGGGCGCGGCTCCCGCGGCGAAGGCTGCGGCTCCCGCCAAGGACGCCAAGAAGAAGTAG
- the pth gene encoding aminoacyl-tRNA hydrolase, translated as MLLVVGLGNPGEKYASHRHNVGFMAVEEIAARARADAFREKFSGVWSRATLGDEPCVLLEPRTYMNESGRSVQPALAFFKIAPRELVVVHDELDLPFGDVRLKFGGGHAGHNGLRSIMSHVGTGDFARVRVGIGRPPAEHRGDVADYVLSPFDAVERARLPDILKLVTETVLEVATRGLDAAMNVRNSRPKAGKKQAKERSEARTSPEPAKVKVTEDKPPSPGEEREGS; from the coding sequence ATGCTGCTCGTCGTCGGCCTGGGCAACCCGGGCGAGAAATACGCGTCGCACCGGCACAACGTCGGCTTCATGGCCGTCGAGGAGATCGCGGCGCGCGCGCGGGCGGATGCCTTCCGCGAGAAGTTCTCGGGCGTCTGGTCGCGCGCGACCCTCGGCGACGAGCCGTGCGTGTTGCTCGAGCCGAGGACGTACATGAACGAGTCGGGCCGCAGCGTTCAGCCCGCGCTCGCGTTCTTCAAGATCGCGCCCAGGGAGCTCGTCGTGGTGCACGACGAGCTCGACCTCCCGTTCGGGGACGTGCGGCTCAAGTTCGGCGGCGGACACGCCGGGCACAACGGGCTGCGCTCCATCATGTCCCACGTCGGCACGGGCGATTTCGCGCGGGTCCGGGTGGGCATCGGGCGGCCCCCGGCGGAGCATCGCGGGGACGTCGCGGACTACGTGCTGTCGCCGTTCGACGCGGTCGAACGAGCGCGCCTGCCCGACATCTTGAAGCTCGTGACGGAAACTGTGCTAGAAGTCGCGACCCGCGGCCTCGACGCCGCGATGAACGTTCGAAACAGCCGGCCCAAAGCCGGCAAGAAGCAAGCGAAAGAGCGGAGCGAGGCGCGCACGTCGCCCGAGCCCGCGAAAGTGAAGGTGACGGAGGACAAACCTCCTTCGCCTGGCGAAGAGCGCGAGGGGTCGTAG
- the rplI gene encoding 50S ribosomal protein L9, producing MANYIHVVLTEDLPNVGKSGELVRVRPGFARNFLVPRGLAVGATAENVKRIEHEKRVAETRAAKSKKAAEELAQKLASVKLTITKPVGEGDRLYGSVTSRDVEEALAAQGFVVDRRRIELDTIKALGTYQVPIRLATSVTATIDVTVAAKS from the coding sequence ATGGCCAACTACATCCACGTGGTCCTGACCGAGGACCTCCCCAACGTCGGCAAGAGCGGCGAGCTCGTCCGTGTTCGCCCGGGCTTCGCGCGCAACTTCCTCGTCCCCCGCGGCCTCGCGGTCGGCGCGACGGCGGAGAACGTCAAGCGCATCGAGCACGAGAAGCGCGTCGCCGAGACGCGCGCCGCCAAGAGCAAGAAGGCGGCCGAGGAGCTCGCGCAGAAGCTCGCGAGCGTGAAGCTCACGATCACGAAGCCCGTCGGCGAGGGCGACCGGCTCTACGGCTCGGTCACCTCGCGCGACGTCGAAGAGGCGCTCGCGGCGCAGGGCTTCGTCGTGGATCGTCGTCGCATCGAGCTCGACACGATCAAGGCGCTCGGCACCTACCAGGTCCCGATCCGCCTCGCGACGAGCGTCACCGCGACGATCGACGTCACGGTCGCGGCGAAGTCCTGA
- a CDS encoding PfkB family carbohydrate kinase has translation MVRPQMGDAPEGGPSEASGLTSDLPGNTHARYPDRQDDREETATSTDVVCVGEALWDLSTPTGMSLDDATALSLSPGGGAVNVALTLAELGLRAGLVAAVGDDPVGRALIAHVTRRGVDVSRVRTTSAIRTGLVFLTHAPLRAVSYRAVLKEALALRDALPRSFDTKVVHISGLLPSRAGLLALERAARQARSEGARVTLDANLRPRLWAGDAIKRADPRRLFTVVDVLKVSEDDLRLLGLSDPRDLTPVLRPEAVVVATFGAAKTRALGPFGEVRAGGPALAVESTIGAGDAFVAGLLSVLAREERGEHLDRATIERAIQRGNEVARQSLSGQSLVVK, from the coding sequence ATGGTGAGGCCCCAAATGGGAGACGCCCCGGAGGGAGGGCCCTCCGAGGCGTCGGGATTGACCAGCGATCTACCAGGAAACACCCACGCGCGGTACCCCGATCGGCAGGACGACCGCGAGGAAACGGCGACATCCACCGACGTGGTGTGTGTGGGTGAGGCGCTCTGGGATCTCTCCACCCCAACAGGGATGTCGCTCGACGACGCGACCGCGCTCTCCCTCTCGCCAGGCGGCGGCGCGGTGAACGTGGCGCTCACGCTCGCAGAGCTCGGCCTGCGCGCGGGGCTCGTGGCGGCGGTAGGCGACGATCCGGTGGGGCGCGCGCTCATCGCGCATGTGACGAGGCGCGGGGTCGACGTCTCGCGGGTGCGCACGACGAGCGCGATCCGCACGGGGCTCGTCTTCCTCACGCACGCGCCGCTGCGCGCCGTTTCGTACCGCGCCGTGCTGAAAGAGGCGCTCGCGCTGCGTGACGCCTTGCCGCGCTCCTTCGACACGAAGGTCGTCCACATCTCCGGGCTCCTCCCCTCCCGCGCAGGCCTGCTCGCGCTGGAACGAGCGGCGCGGCAGGCGCGGAGCGAGGGGGCGCGGGTCACGCTGGACGCGAACCTTCGACCACGCCTGTGGGCAGGCGACGCGATCAAACGCGCGGACCCACGGAGGCTCTTCACGGTGGTCGACGTCCTCAAGGTGAGCGAGGACGATCTGCGCCTGCTCGGCCTCTCCGATCCGCGTGATCTCACGCCCGTGCTCCGCCCCGAGGCGGTCGTGGTCGCGACGTTCGGCGCGGCGAAGACGCGCGCGCTCGGGCCCTTCGGCGAGGTGCGCGCGGGCGGCCCGGCGCTCGCGGTGGAGAGCACGATCGGCGCGGGGGACGCCTTCGTCGCGGGGCTGCTCTCGGTCCTCGCCCGCGAGGAGCGCGGAGAGCACCTGGATCGCGCGACGATCGAGCGCGCGATCCAGCGCGGCAACGAGGTCGCCCGACAATCGCTGTCGGGGCAATCGTTGGTGGTCAAATGA
- the rpsR gene encoding 30S ribosomal protein S18, with product MNQRGMDSGSRNMDMDDRDFGRTPDLNADAPGRRRTGRKRVCRYCADKALFIDYKDPQALKYFISERGKVVPRRISGNCARHQRKVTLAIKRARNIALLPFTVTA from the coding sequence ATGAACCAACGAGGAATGGATTCGGGCAGCCGCAACATGGACATGGACGACCGCGATTTCGGTCGGACGCCGGATCTGAACGCCGACGCCCCCGGACGCCGCCGTACCGGTCGCAAGCGGGTCTGCCGTTACTGCGCCGACAAGGCGCTCTTCATCGACTACAAGGACCCGCAGGCGCTCAAGTACTTCATCTCCGAGCGCGGCAAGGTCGTTCCGCGCCGCATCAGCGGCAACTGCGCGCGGCATCAGCGCAAGGTCACGCTCGCCATCAAGCGGGCGCGCAACATCGCGCTCTTGCCGTTCACCGTGACGGCGTAA
- the dnaB gene encoding replicative DNA helicase, which yields MQIAQQRRGRSQPTEPAPVAGRVPPHDLDAEAAVLSAVLLERDALDRVLEILKPEHFYSDANRRIFEAATALALSGTPIDIVSIASWLRDREWLAQIGGASYLAQLADATPAVAHVGAHAKVVYEKSRLRQLIATCQRVAAEGYGDVGTVQEFIDNAEQSIYALARTAQSTTVQPIAQVLKAAFEQITAAAERGDRITGISTGYERLDSKTAGLHDGDLMIVAARPGMGKTSFVLNIAVNVASPRTVTAGPNEPDHGYERQEPGYGVCVFSLEMPREQLASRMVCTEGRVDLGKLRQGFLQPDDWRRLTESASYLSTLPIWVDDTSALTLLEVRAKVRRIQAEYNRAAAPGQPERRVGLVIIDYLQLMKGRDGVNSREQEISEISRGLKQLAKELRVPVIALSQLNRSVETRTSKDNGKRPQLSDLRESGAIEQDADTIMFIYRDEYYNPETTNAKGIAEIIIAKQRNGPTGKVLVRFASSYTRFDNLAPGDYPEMVDDE from the coding sequence ATGCAGATCGCTCAGCAGCGTCGTGGACGTTCCCAACCGACTGAACCGGCTCCCGTCGCGGGTCGTGTTCCCCCGCATGACCTCGACGCCGAGGCGGCGGTGCTCTCGGCGGTGCTCCTCGAGCGTGACGCGCTCGATCGAGTGCTCGAAATCCTGAAGCCGGAACATTTCTACAGCGACGCGAACCGCCGCATTTTCGAGGCGGCGACCGCGCTCGCCCTCTCCGGTACGCCCATCGACATCGTGTCCATAGCCTCCTGGCTACGGGATCGCGAGTGGCTGGCCCAGATCGGCGGCGCCAGTTATCTCGCGCAGCTCGCCGACGCGACGCCCGCCGTCGCGCACGTCGGAGCGCACGCCAAGGTCGTCTACGAGAAGTCGCGGTTGCGCCAGCTCATCGCGACCTGCCAGCGCGTCGCGGCCGAGGGGTACGGCGACGTCGGCACCGTGCAGGAGTTCATCGACAACGCCGAGCAGTCGATCTACGCGCTCGCGCGCACCGCGCAGTCGACGACCGTGCAGCCGATCGCGCAGGTCTTGAAGGCGGCCTTCGAGCAGATCACGGCCGCCGCCGAGCGTGGTGATCGCATCACGGGCATCTCTACGGGCTACGAGCGGCTCGATTCGAAGACCGCGGGCCTGCACGACGGTGATCTGATGATCGTCGCGGCGCGCCCCGGCATGGGCAAGACGTCGTTCGTCCTCAACATCGCCGTCAACGTCGCCTCGCCGCGCACGGTCACGGCCGGCCCGAACGAGCCGGATCATGGCTACGAGCGGCAGGAGCCCGGCTACGGCGTCTGCGTCTTCTCGCTCGAGATGCCCCGCGAGCAGCTCGCGAGTCGTATGGTCTGCACCGAGGGCCGCGTCGATCTCGGCAAGCTGCGCCAGGGCTTCTTGCAGCCGGACGACTGGCGCAGGCTCACCGAGAGCGCCTCGTACCTCTCGACGCTCCCGATCTGGGTCGACGACACCTCCGCGCTCACGCTGCTCGAGGTCCGCGCCAAGGTCCGCCGCATCCAGGCCGAGTACAACCGCGCGGCGGCGCCGGGGCAGCCCGAGCGGCGCGTGGGGCTCGTCATCATCGACTACCTCCAGCTCATGAAGGGCCGCGACGGCGTGAACAGCCGCGAGCAGGAGATCAGCGAGATCTCCCGAGGCTTGAAGCAGCTCGCCAAGGAGCTCCGTGTCCCCGTCATCGCGCTCTCGCAGCTCAACCGCTCCGTCGAGACCCGCACGAGCAAGGACAACGGCAAGCGCCCTCAGCTCAGCGATCTGCGCGAGTCCGGCGCCATCGAGCAGGACGCGGACACCATCATGTTCATCTACCGCGACGAGTACTACAACCCGGAGACCACGAACGCGAAGGGCATCGCCGAGATCATCATCGCGAAGCAGCGTAACGGCCCCACGGGCAAGGTGCTCGTGCGCTTCGCCTCGTCGTACACGCGCTTCGACAACCTCGCGCCCGGCGACTACCCCGAGATGGTCGACGACGAATAA